A window of the Lysinibacillus irui genome harbors these coding sequences:
- a CDS encoding DUF981 family protein, producing the protein MIIDWSVTAVYNTIMSVSAGIGLLLIIRFGSHLAKEKVGQLEGWAIGFGIPGFILTLTGAHMTLTWPLSKIGFPFDDIIFGETSLAFGILLLAVSVLLWRKSNLYLKQGINMNDSKIVSNTLSKELPYLIKPLSYFAAAMGLALISIAFAGIGFQLFAAPPEEPISGAFADYPMLEATFMSGLFAIIGIGAVLFPFALNKNANPNFAKVIKFLWTVAGIAFVLFGAMNYFTHIGLIVNTMPK; encoded by the coding sequence ATGATTATCGATTGGTCAGTTACAGCTGTCTATAACACCATCATGTCAGTATCAGCTGGGATTGGATTATTACTAATTATTCGATTTGGTTCCCATTTAGCTAAAGAAAAAGTGGGACAACTAGAAGGTTGGGCAATAGGATTTGGAATACCAGGGTTTATATTAACACTAACAGGAGCTCATATGACCCTTACTTGGCCATTGTCAAAGATTGGCTTCCCATTTGATGATATTATATTCGGTGAGACTTCACTAGCTTTTGGCATTCTGCTTCTGGCTGTATCAGTCTTATTATGGAGAAAATCTAATCTATATTTAAAACAAGGTATAAATATGAACGATTCAAAAATAGTTTCCAATACTTTAAGTAAGGAATTGCCATATTTGATAAAACCATTATCTTATTTTGCTGCGGCAATGGGGCTAGCACTTATTTCAATCGCATTTGCAGGTATCGGATTCCAACTATTCGCAGCTCCACCAGAAGAACCAATATCAGGCGCCTTTGCGGATTACCCAATGCTAGAGGCAACTTTTATGTCAGGATTATTTGCGATTATAGGGATTGGAGCAGTATTATTTCCTTTTGCCTTAAACAAAAACGCAAATCCAAACTTTGCTAAAGTTATTAAATTCCTTTGGACAGTAGCAGGTATCGCCTTTGTTTTATTTGGAGCAATGAATTACTTTACACATATTGGTTTGATCGTAAATACAATGCCTAAATAG
- a CDS encoding CPBP family intramembrane glutamic endopeptidase, whose protein sequence is MSNVIAMFLMQLLIIAFIEETIFRGILLRMLLTKGVATAVWVSSILFGVTHALQLLGGQSLEDTIIQIIYALLVGSCSIIAYLRWSIHYCNNSFPWV, encoded by the coding sequence ATGAGCAATGTCATTGCTATGTTCTTGATGCAATTGCTTATTATAGCATTTATCGAAGAAACTATATTTAGGGGCATTTTGCTTAGAATGCTACTGACTAAAGGAGTAGCTACTGCTGTATGGGTTTCTAGTATTTTGTTTGGCGTCACACATGCCCTTCAGTTGCTTGGAGGTCAATCCTTAGAAGACACCATTATACAAATCATCTATGCACTATTAGTAGGTTCTTGTTCTATCATTGCTTATCTTAGATGGTCAATCCATTATTGTAACAATTCTTTTCCATGGGTTTAA
- a CDS encoding DUF5694 domain-containing protein — protein sequence MNVEKAKVLILGTFHMSEHEGLNSERRQNEIVDLVSKLARFKPTKIAVEMVPEESEYCNEKYKQYKSGVHKLEMNEIFQVGFRLGLKMGHEQIYPTDWMGKSDMGYAEVESWAKENQPELLNEIFEGLVFPELSEDKSIIDYYKALNAPIFLNKLHKMYVNIARIGGLNKYVGMDWLSWWYKRNLIMFANLTRLIDTEEERILFIVGASHTNIVTKFLEESEICEVVPPLSYLS from the coding sequence ATGAATGTAGAAAAAGCGAAAGTCCTTATACTTGGAACTTTTCATATGTCTGAACATGAAGGTTTAAATTCTGAAAGAAGGCAAAATGAAATAGTGGACCTAGTATCTAAACTGGCAAGGTTTAAACCAACGAAGATTGCAGTTGAAATGGTACCAGAGGAAAGTGAATATTGTAATGAGAAATATAAACAGTATAAATCAGGTGTACATAAATTAGAGATGAATGAAATATTTCAAGTAGGCTTCCGATTAGGTTTAAAGATGGGGCATGAACAAATTTATCCAACCGATTGGATGGGTAAATCGGACATGGGTTATGCAGAAGTTGAAAGTTGGGCAAAAGAAAATCAACCAGAACTTTTAAATGAAATATTTGAGGGTCTTGTATTTCCTGAATTGTCGGAAGATAAAAGTATAATAGATTATTATAAAGCATTAAACGCTCCCATTTTTCTTAATAAATTGCATAAAATGTATGTAAATATTGCACGTATTGGTGGTCTTAATAAATATGTTGGTATGGACTGGCTAAGTTGGTGGTATAAGAGGAATTTGATTATGTTTGCTAATTTAACCCGTCTAATTGATACGGAAGAGGAACGTATTTTATTTATAGTAGGTGCTTCGCATACAAATATAGTTACTAAATTTCTTGAAGAGAGTGAGATTTGTGAGGTGGTCCCTCCACTAAGTTATTTATCCTAA
- a CDS encoding YrzI family small protein encodes MILNIFALTITITKREISLEKALHDEYVKKIFEENRRKVENYIRIRQF; translated from the coding sequence ATGATATTAAACATTTTTGCTCTCACGATAACCATTACAAAACGTGAGATCTCTCTTGAGAAAGCACTTCATGATGAATACGTGAAAAAAATCTTTGAAGAGAACCGAAGAAAAGTAGAAAATTATATTCGTATTCGTCAATTTTAA
- a CDS encoding MarR family winged helix-turn-helix transcriptional regulator, whose product MDLHDLLGYLIHRTDVKMTNYFTKVLKPYGITPEQWSIISVLSSQRGTTQKELAEAIDKNQTTVVRMIHSMERKSIVKKVFNEQDRRSHYLFLTEKGEEIKKTILSVVKDAHHVVSSNLSKGEIQQLKSLLNKLYDTRY is encoded by the coding sequence ATGGATTTACATGATTTATTAGGGTATCTTATTCATCGTACTGATGTAAAAATGACAAATTATTTTACTAAGGTGTTGAAACCTTATGGAATTACCCCAGAACAATGGAGTATCATTAGTGTTCTTAGTAGCCAAAGAGGCACTACTCAAAAAGAGTTGGCAGAAGCAATTGATAAAAATCAAACAACTGTTGTAAGAATGATACATTCAATGGAGAGAAAGAGTATTGTAAAAAAGGTTTTTAATGAGCAAGACAGACGTTCGCATTATCTTTTCCTAACTGAAAAAGGTGAAGAGATAAAAAAAACAATTCTTTCTGTAGTCAAAGATGCTCATCATGTCGTTTCGAGTAATTTAAGCAAGGGAGAAATCCAACAATTAAAATCGTTATTAAACAAATTATATGATACTCGTTACTAA
- a CDS encoding TetR/AcrR family transcriptional regulator yields MTQSKTDLRVLRTRKLIMDSFIELSGKKEFKDITIKDITIEAMINRATFYYHFKDIYDLLEKVLSEVLLVNLDCEYYQNNELNEEALVNIFKAITNFHKSLSHRCHRGYEDTIARIIREQLEIIFYKMLLNQHPTKDKEALKLTTTMLSWGIYGASLEWGRNSTVPPEEFIKLVIPSIMYEID; encoded by the coding sequence ATGACGCAATCGAAGACGGACCTTCGGGTTTTACGTACTCGTAAATTAATTATGGATTCTTTCATTGAACTTTCAGGGAAAAAGGAATTTAAGGATATTACCATAAAGGATATAACAATAGAAGCCATGATTAATCGTGCAACTTTTTATTATCATTTTAAGGATATATATGACTTATTGGAAAAGGTATTATCGGAGGTATTGTTAGTTAATTTGGATTGTGAATACTACCAAAATAACGAACTAAATGAAGAAGCATTAGTGAACATTTTCAAAGCAATTACAAATTTCCATAAGTCATTATCCCATCGTTGCCATAGAGGTTACGAAGATACTATTGCTCGTATTATTAGGGAACAGCTTGAAATCATATTTTACAAAATGTTGTTGAATCAACACCCTACTAAAGATAAGGAAGCCCTAAAGCTTACTACTACCATGTTAAGTTGGGGAATTTACGGAGCATCTTTAGAATGGGGAAGGAATAGTACAGTACCACCAGAAGAATTTATTAAATTGGTAATTCCTTCAATAATGTATGAGATTGATTGA
- a CDS encoding DNA/RNA non-specific endonuclease translates to MKKKISYLILLLNAIFIVGCTNVEDASNTDGKAELQEVTTKNSDKENTTTEKQVVEETSTQSKDSLFKGYKLIEVDGGDLSGHREPNVVVDIGFGDREYWSFTNEHGQLVRVIANKIVLQDDRTEPVTSSGRYYADEAKVPGVERTDLDEGHIIADSLGGVSNAYNITPQNSTLNRHGDQAYMEDAIRKAGGATNFEAIITYPNTETQIPSHYKYTYTLKGSKIVDEFDNGNPDEINKSLGLTESKSTNSNKSTSSNKSNALNGTKDISSIDTDGNGQVTIKEAKAAGYSMPITSDHWLYPYMHDNDNDGMVGE, encoded by the coding sequence ATGAAAAAGAAAATAAGCTATTTAATCTTACTACTAAATGCCATCTTTATAGTTGGTTGTACTAACGTAGAAGATGCATCGAATACTGATGGAAAAGCTGAATTACAAGAAGTAACAACAAAAAATAGTGATAAAGAAAATACTACGACTGAAAAACAAGTAGTAGAGGAAACATCAACTCAATCAAAAGATTCACTGTTCAAAGGTTACAAACTAATTGAAGTTGACGGTGGTGATTTGTCTGGACATCGCGAACCTAACGTGGTCGTAGACATTGGTTTTGGGGATCGAGAGTATTGGTCCTTTACGAATGAACACGGGCAATTAGTCCGTGTCATTGCAAACAAAATCGTTTTACAAGATGATCGTACCGAGCCTGTAACATCGTCTGGCAGATACTACGCTGATGAAGCAAAAGTACCTGGTGTTGAAAGAACAGATTTAGATGAAGGACATATTATTGCAGATTCTCTAGGTGGGGTATCAAATGCTTATAATATTACCCCACAAAATAGTACGCTTAACCGCCATGGTGATCAAGCATATATGGAAGATGCTATTCGTAAAGCTGGTGGAGCTACTAATTTTGAAGCAATAATTACATATCCTAATACGGAAACCCAGATTCCTTCTCATTACAAATACACTTACACTTTAAAAGGGAGTAAAATTGTAGATGAGTTTGATAACGGTAACCCTGATGAAATAAATAAATCTCTTGGATTAACTGAAAGTAAATCAACTAATTCAAATAAGTCAACAAGTTCTAATAAGTCCAATGCTTTGAATGGAACTAAAGATATTTCTAGCATTGATACAGATGGAAATGGTCAAGTAACGATTAAAGAAGCAAAAGCAGCAGGTTATAGTATGCCAATAACGAGTGATCATTGGTTATATCCATATATGCATGATAATGATAACGACGGTATGGTAGGGGAATAA